The following proteins are encoded in a genomic region of Glycine soja cultivar W05 chromosome 17, ASM419377v2, whole genome shotgun sequence:
- the LOC114392926 gene encoding glycosyltransferase BC10-like, producing MLLSPNPLSLLCALLLCLPLAIVFTTNTTHTTTTTTPIILDIPMPLPKNISIHENPNKTSSLLSPSLNIQDDELHKVITREKRRPIGPNKKSLLTSLSVPLSSPSPSLWQENRHDALFKAAMRVNAKPTRPKKVAFMFLTNKPLPFAPLWESYFNQTTTSKNLFNIYVHADPTFPYHAPFSGVFFNRVIRSQPTRRFSPTLTAAARRLLAHALLDDTSNSVFVLLSPSCIPLHSLNFTYHALLRRGKSFVEILANEAVAYDRWAARGPHVMLPEVRLEEFRVGSQFWALTRRHARLVVSDRVLWPKFNVPCVRFDTCYPEENYFPTLLSMWDPQGCVPATLTHVNWTGRVDGHPRTYEAWEVGPELIRRMREDRPRYGDGNGDGRRDPFLFARKFAADALEALMRISNGVIFRD from the coding sequence ATGCTACTATCTCCCAACCCACTTTCTCTTCTTTGTGCACTCCTTCTCTGCTTACCTCTAGCCATAGTCTTCACCACCAACACCACACATACAACAACAAccaccacccccatcatccttGACATTCCAATGCCTCTTCCCAAAAACATTAGCATCCACgaaaatccaaacaaaacatCATCATTGTTGTCACCATCACTAAATATCCAAGATGACGAGCTTCACAAAGTAATCACTCGTGAAAAAAGAAGACCCATTGGGcccaacaaaaaatcattacTAACATCATTGTCAGTACCATTATCATCACCATCACCGTCTTTGTGGCAAGAAAACCGCCATGACGCCCTATTCAAAGCAGCCATGCGCGTGAATGCAAAGCCCACAAGGCCTAAGAAGGTAGCTTTTATGTTTCTAACCAACAAACCCCTCCCATTTGCGCCACTATGGGAATCTTACTTCAACCAAACCACAACATCAAAGAATCTCTTCAACATTTACGTCCACGCGGACCCAACATTTCCCTACCACGCGCCCTTCTCCGGCGTGTTCTTCAACCGCGTTATTCGCTCACAACCCACCAGGAGATTCTCCCCCACTCTCACCGCGGCAGCGCGTCGCCTACTTGCACACGCGCTCCTCGACGACACTTCCAATTCCGTGTTCGTGCTACTCTCTCCCTCTTGCATTCCTCTCCACTCGCTCAACTTCACCTACCACGCGCTTCTCCGCAGGGGCAAGAGCTTCGTCGAGATTCTTGCCAATGAAGCAGTGGCTTACGACCGTTGGGCGGCGCGTGGACCTCACGTGATGCTCCCAGAAGTGAGGCTCGAGGAATTCCGTGTGGGGTCGCAGTTTTGGGCGCTGACACGTCGGCACGCGCGGCTTGTCGTGAGTGATCGCGTGCTGTGGCCGAAGTTCAACGTGCCGTGCGTGCGGTTTGACACGTGCTACCCAGAAGAGAATTACTTTCCTACCCTTCTGAGCATGTGGGACCCGCAGGGATGCGTGCCGGCCACGCTCACGCATGTGAATTGGACGGGGCGTGTGGACGGGCATCCTCGCACGTACGAAGCGTGGGAAGTGGGGCCCGAGCTGATTCGGAGGATGAGGGAGGATAGGCCTAGGTACGGTGACGGTAACGGCGACGGACGGAGGGATCCGTTTTTGTTCGCGAGGAAGTTCGCCGCGGACGCGTTGGAAGCGTTGATGAGAATTTCGAACGGCGTCATCTTCAGGGACTAA